Proteins encoded by one window of Actinocorallia herbida:
- a CDS encoding plasmid stabilization protein, which produces MPRQDWSDKRERQYEHIKESERKQGRGERRAEEIAARTVNKNRAQAGEAKTSSRLSREDTSPQKRGGQRSGTNREKGRTKDQLYAEAKKKGVEGRSKMTKAELKKALGASD; this is translated from the coding sequence GGAACGGCAGTACGAGCACATCAAGGAGTCCGAGCGGAAGCAGGGACGCGGCGAGCGGCGCGCCGAGGAGATCGCGGCCCGCACGGTGAACAAGAACCGCGCCCAGGCGGGCGAGGCCAAGACGTCGAGCAGGCTGTCCCGCGAGGACACCTCGCCGCAGAAGCGCGGCGGGCAGCGCTCTGGGACGAACCGGGAGAAGGGCCGCACCAAGGACCAGCTCTACGCCGAGGCCAAGAAGAAGGGCGTCGAGGGCAGGTCGAAAATGACCAAGGCCGAGCTCAAGAAGGCGCTCGGCGCCTCGGATTAG